A region from the Alnus glutinosa chromosome 5, dhAlnGlut1.1, whole genome shotgun sequence genome encodes:
- the LOC133869404 gene encoding cysteine-rich receptor-like protein kinase 10, which produces MNEPCPKMTSFKFLIFLSSLFVISLLSLASGNEAAPTYKLHFCSGWPGTAFTDNSTFQSNLDLVLSSLSSNATPVTGFSNASAGEVYWLFLCRGDVNTTVCQDCVAYAAKEILQRCPFQKGAIIWYDECLLRYTNVSIFSTINYGPGLPLPNPQSIQEAERDSFIGLVDSTLDSLANLASNSVTGKKFATKEVEFNSSLAAPQKLYSLVQCTPDLSVSDCYKCLRVAIVNQSSCCDGRQGGRVLLPSCNIRYEVYPFYNVTAASPAFPPPPPPLPPGGSKMSSLKIVAIVIPIAVISVVLFFIAYSFLRRRPKKKHYTSSEENVGVEITTIESLQFDLDIIEAATDKFSYDNKIGEGGFGAVYKGIFSNGQQIAVKRLSGRHGQGAAEFKNEVVLIAKLNHRNLVKLLGFCDEGKEKLLVYEYVPNKSLDYFLFNPVNRRQLNWSIHYKIIGGIARGILYLHEDSRIRIIHRDLKVSNILLDDSMNPKISDFGLARIFVVDQTQGNTSKIVGTNGYMPPEYVIHVRYSVKSDVFSFGVLMLEIISGKKNSHFYQSELAEDLLSYAWKQWRSGTPLELLDPTVRHSCSRNEVVRCIQMGLLCVQEDPTNRPTMVTIVLMLNSHSVTLPLPKQPAFLHPSGAKPNKPVDLQSDQSISPSVNEASFTEIYPR; this is translated from the exons ATGAACGAACCCTGCCCAAAAATGACTTCTTTCAAATTTCTTATATTCCTTTCGTCTCTCTTCGTGATTTCGTTGCTTAGCCTTGCCAGTGGCAATGAAGCAGCACCCACTTACAAGCTTCACTTTTGCTCAGGGTGGCCAGGCACAGCCTTCACCGACAACAGCACCTTCCAATCCAATCTCGACCTcgtcctctcttctctttcctctAACGCCACTCCGGTCACTGGGTTCTCCAACGCCTCCGCTGGCGAGGTCTACTGGCTCTTTTTGTGCCGTGGCGACGTCAACACCACAGTCTGTCAAGACTGCGTTGCCTACGCAGCCAAAGAGATACTACAACGCTGTCCCTTTCAGAAAGGGGCTATAATATGGTACGACGAGTGCTTGTTACGTTACACCAACGTATCCATCTTCTCCACCATTAACTACGGGCCCGGGCTACCCCTGCCGAACCCGCAGTCTATCCAAGAGGCAGAGAGAGACAGCTTCATCGGGTTGGTGGACAGCACATTGGATTCGTTGGCGAACCTTGCGTCGAATTCTGTGACAGGAAAGAAGTTTGCGACGAAGGAAGTGGAATTCAACAGTTCACTGGCCGCGCCACAGAAGCTGTACAGCCTCGTGCAGTGCACGCCGGACCTGAGTGTGTCCGATTGCTATAAATGTCTCCGAGTCGCCATAGTAAATCAATCTTCGTGCTGTGATGGAAGACAAGGCGGAAGGGTCCTGCTACCAAGTTGTAATATTAGATATGAAGTGTACCCATTTTACAACGTCACAGCTGCTTCGCCTGcatttcctcctcctcctcctcctcttcctccag GAGGAAGCAAAATGTCGTCGCTGAAAATTGTCGCCATTGTTATCCCAATTGCTGTGATCTCTGTGGTTCTTTTCTTCATTGCCTATTCCTTCCTTCGGAGGAGACCAAAGAAGAAACACTACACTTCATCCGAAGAAAatg TTGGAGTTGAAATTACAACCATAGAGTCCTTGCAATTTGATTTGGATATAATTGAAGCTGCCACGGACAAGTTCTCATATGATAACAAGATTGGTGAAGGAGGATTTGGCGCGGTTTATAAG GGTATCTTTTCTAATGGACAACAAATCGCTGTGAAGAGGCTATCTGGAAGACATGGGCAAGGTGCAGCAGAATTCAAGAATGAGGTTGTATTGATAGCTAAGCTTAACCACAGAAATTTAGTGAAGCTACTAGGATTTTGcgatgaaggaaaagaaaagttactTGTCTATGAATACGTGCCCAACAAAAGCCTCGATTACTTTCTATTCA ATCCTGTCAATCGAAGACAATTAAATTGGTCAATACACTACAAGATCATTGGAGGAATAGCTCGTGGAATTCTTtatcttcatgaagattctCGAATTAGAATTATCCATCGTGATCTCAAAGTTAGCAATATTTTGTTAGATGACAGTATGAATccaaagatttcagattttggcTTAGCAAGGATATTTGTAGTGGATCAAACTCAAGGAAATACAAGTAAAATTGTTGGAACAAA TGGTTACATGCCTCCAGAATATGTTATACATGTCCGATACTCTGTAAAGTCGGATGTTTTTAGCTTCGGAGTTTTAATGCTAGAGATTATAAGTGGGAAGAAGAACAGCCATTTTTATCAATCAGAACTTGCTGAGGATCTGCTGAGTTAT GCTTGGAAACAATGGAGGAGTGGTACACCCTTGGAACTGTTGGATCCCACAGTGAGACATTCTTGTTCGAGAAATGAGGTCGTTAGGTGCATCCAAATGGGTTTATTGTGCGTTCAGGAAGATCCAACAAACCGACCAACAATGGTGACAATAGTTCTCATGCTTAACAGTCACTCTGTTACGCTGCCATTACCAAAGCAGCCAGCATTTTTACATCCAAGTGGAGCAAAGCCGAACAAGCCAGTGGACCTGCAGTCTGATCAATCTATAAGCCCATCAGTTAATGAAGCATCATTTACTGAAATATACCCTCGATAG
- the LOC133868283 gene encoding cysteine-rich receptor-like protein kinase 25 has translation MTFTPNSTYQFNLNYLLSSLSPNATRESGFYNATAGQSPATTIYGLFLCRGDLTTNACQDCVATATREIVQQYCPLGKEAMVWYDECMLRYSNRSIFSTVEEEPSKYLWNVRDITEPDRFRKLVEATLNDSVPRAANASSGAKKFAVKEVSFTELQTLYSLV, from the coding sequence ATGACTTTCACCCCTAACAGCACCTACCAGTTTAACCTGAACTACCTACTCTCTTCCCTTTCCCCCAATGCCACGCGTGAAAGTGGTTTCTACAACGCCACTGCCGGCCAAAGCCCCGCGACAACAATTTACGGCCTCTTCCTCTGCCGTGGTGACCTCACCACGAATGCCTGCCAAGACTGCGTGGCAACTGCAACCAGAGAGATTGTTCAGCAGTACTGCCCTCTAGGAAAAGAGGCCATGGTATGGTATGATGAATGCATGCTACGCTACTCAAATCGGTCGATCTTTTCCACCGTGGAAGAAGAGCCCAGCAAATATCTGTGGAATGTGAGGGATATAACAGAGCCAGATCGCTTCCGGAAGCTGGTGGAAGCCACGTTGAATGACTCGGTGCCTCGGGCTGCAAATGCTTCATCAGGTGCTAAAAAGTTTGCGGTTAAAGAAGTCAGTTTTACAGAATTGCAAACGCTATACAGCCTTGTCTAG